TACGTTATTATCCGGAATAAAGCTTAAAAGTCTCTTTATATCTTCTATGCACTCTTCTTCACTTGAAGACTTGAAATGTGCCACACCGCTTACAGCAGTATGAACGTCTGCACCTCCCAGATTTTCAACTGATACGTCTTCACCCGTAACAGACTTGATTACCTGTGGTCCTGTAATAAACATCTGACTTGTTTTTTCTACCATAAATATAAAGTCGGTTATAGCCGGTGAATAAACGGCACCGCCTGCACATGGCCCCATTATTACTGATATCTGGGGAATGACACCTGATGCGAGAGTATTTCTGTAAAAAATATCTCCATAACCTGAAAGTGCATCCAAACCTTCCTCGATACGAGCTCCGCCCGAATCATTAATTGCTAAAAAAGGTGCTCCCATTTTCAGAGCCATATCCATAACCTTTGTAATCTTCTTTGCGTGCATCTCTCCCAATGAACCGCCTATAACAGTAAAGTCCTGAGACGCTACAAAAACTTTTCTGCCGTTAACTGTTCCGTAACCGGTAACAACCCCGTCACCAGGAAGTTTCTTCTTCTGCATACCAAAGTCAAAGCATCTGGATTCTATGAATGCATCTACTTCAACAAAACTGTTCTCGTCAAATAACAAATCGATCCTTTCTCTGGCAGACAGCTTTCCATCTGCGTGTCTTTTTGCTATTTTCTCTTCTCCGCCGCCCTGAGCTATAGTTGTCTTCATATTTTTTAGATTTTGTATCTTTTCAATTTGTGACATGCAATCACCTCTTTAAAATATATACTAGATAAATTATTCTATAAATTCAACGTGTTAATTCTCAAATTGATAATTTATCCGGCAGTTTCATAACTATTATTAGTTATTAGCACCTAGTAATAATTATATTATATTAGGAAAAGAGTGTCAATATAGCTTATATACTCTCCTTAAATTTATTTGATACAACATGGAAATTTATATATAATAGTAGATATTTAATTATGTCAACACAATTGCTGTTTATAGGTTTGTTTTATAAAATTTTTCTGTTTGCCCCCTCAAAACAGAATGTACTTGCGAATAATATTGTAAGGAGTGAATATATAAGTTGACCATTCTAAATTTATTTAGCAAATCCCGGAAAAAAGCACAGTCTATCGAAGAAACTGTGGCTAAGATCAAGAATGGGGAAACTCATTTAAAAGAAGGCTTAATTAACGACTACAAACCTTTCATTTTAAAAGTAATATCCACGGTCACAGGTAAATTTGTTGACACTAAAAACAGTGATGAGCTCAGTATTGGCCTTATGGCTTTTAATGAGGCTATTGAGTCTTATAACCCTGAAAAAAATGTAGGGTTTCTGAGCTTTGCTGAAACAGTTATAAAACGAAGAATAGTAGACTATATAAGAAAGGATTACAAGCATAGTAACGTTTATCCTTTCACCTATTTTCAAACTAACGATATTGATGATAAAGATATTATTGAAAATAAATACATGGTAGTTGAAGCAAGTACTTTTTTTGATAATGTGGAACTAAAAGAAGAGATTGATTTATTCAGAACAAGACTTAAAGATTTCGGAATAAGCTTGTCTGATTTGGTTGGAAATGTCCCCAAGCATACAGATTCTAAAAAACTGGCAATAAGTATTGCCCGGGTTCTGTCGGAAAATAAATCCTTGTCTGATATGCTCATTACAAAGAAAACCATCCCTATGTCGCAACTAATGAAAATAGTGCAAGTAAACCGTAAGACCGTTGAAAGAAACAGAAAATTTATAATAGCAGTTTATTTAATACTGAACAGTAGACTTGAAGTATTACAGGAATATGTGAGCAATATAGAGAAAGGAGGAAATAACCATGGGAAATAATACCGGAATGATTCTTGAATTTAAGGGTAATAAAGCTATCGTAATGACAAGTACATGTGATTTTATAACTATAACCAGAATGCCTGAAATGTTTGTTGGACAGCAGCTGGATTTAAGCAACTCTGTTCTCCCAAGGAAAATTAATCCGATGAAATATTTTGCTATCGCCGGGATGTTTGTTTTAATATTTTGTTCGCTTTTAATTTACCAATTGGTTAAACCGTCTTCTGTTTTTGCATATGTTGATGTAGATATAAACCCAAGCCTTGAATTATCAATAGATAAAAAAGCCAATGTTATTGAGGTCAAAGCACTGAATAGTGATGCGGCAGCTCTTATAAAAAATATAAGACTTGTAAACAAGTCCTTAACCAGTGCCGTAAGGATTATTATAGAAGAATCACAAAGTAAAGGGTTTATTCATCCCGGCACCAAAAATGCGGTTTTGATTTCGGCTTCAATAAAGTCCGGTAGTGAAAAAGTTCTTGATGGTATTGTTTCTGAGCTTCAAAAAACGGATTTCAGAGTGGGGTCTGAATCTATAAAGCCGGAGGTAATTAAGGTTAATCCAACCGAAAGATCCAAGGCTGTAAGAAATAATATTTCCATGGGACGTTATAAGCTGTTTGAAGAAATTTCAGATTCGGACGGTGATATAGATATACAAAAGGCCAAAACCGAAGGTATTTCCAAAATAATTGAAGCATATGAAGCCAAAAAGCAGAACAAAATATCTTCTGATAAAAATAAAGACAATAATTACAAACCTGTACAAGAAAATGAAAAAGCCCTTGACATGCCAGAGAAAAGCACTGATAAAGATACTCCCACGGTTCCTAATAGTAAGAAGCCAGAAAATAACGACTCTAAAAATTATAGTAATGAGAAAACAAACAACTCAATAAGTTCTGCTGAGAAACCGGATAAAGCAGATAAACGGGTTAAGGTCATTCCTTCCGGCAGTGAAGATAAATCTTCAAATAATAGTGATAGCAGTGGAAATACTGTCAAAGAAAGCCCTGATAAAAAGGAAACTTTTAATCAGGGCTCAAAACCTATTCCTTCGGAAAACGGTAAAAAAGCTCCTAATGATAATACCAACGGAAAGCCTAATAACAATTCCTCAAGTGAGAAAAAAGAAGAAAATGGTGCTAACCAACAAAATGAAAAAGGTCAAGGTAAAAAATAGAGAGATAGCCGCTTTTTCCTAACCAATCTTCTCTAAACAAACAAAAATAGGAGGACAGTTTATCTGATTAACAAATTCGGTTTGCATTACACTGAATTTCTTGCAGTCTATTGTTTTAATATAATTAATAACTTCGTTCTTTTCATCAAAACCACTGTCCCCCCCATAGTATACAACTATACTGATTATACCGTGAGGAACTACCAGCTCCATGGCACTTTTAATAGCCTCGATGGTAGTTCCTCCCCTAGTACCTATGTTATGGTCTCCTCCCGGAAGATACCCCAGATTAAACATAGCAGCTTTAATAGGCTTATTTACATACTTCATCATATTTTGATGGCCGTCATGAATTAGATTAACCCTGCTCAAAAGATTTTCCGATTCCAATCTGTTTTTTGTGGTATCTAGTGCCGATTCCTGAATATCAAAGGAATAAACCTGCCCACCCGCGCCCACTAGTCTTGCCAGAAATGCCGTATCGTGCCCGTTCCCGGCAGTCCCATCAATAACGGTATCGCCGTTACAGACCACACGGGAAACTATTTCATGAGATTGGTATAATGAATTTTTTAAAATACACATTAAAAACTCTCCTTTTCATTAACTTTACTTATCGTAGATATATTATAATGATTGTTTTTATGCTATAATTTAAACACACATTCTAAAATTTGTATTAAGGAGATTTAATTATGGATCAATATAATGAATCGGATATTGCTTTACAGGATGATCCCCAATCAACAGCAACTAACAACGCAGTATTAAACAACAATACCTATCAGCAGCCGCAAGCTGACTATCGGTATCAGCAACAACATATACCTCAACCGGGTATTTACAATTCCATCATCAACAGTCTGTCAGGATGGATGAAATTTTTAGGAATATACACAATTGTAATCGGTGCAATAACCTGTATAGGTATTATATCTGCAGCAATCGGTGTTCCTCTTATATTTGCAGGTATTTCCCTTACAAATGCATCTAAGGCTATAAAGGAATATGCTGATTTTAATAATCCCAATGTACTGTATAATTTGTTTACATATCTTAAAAAGTACTTTAAAATCCAAGGTATCATGGTAATCGTGTCTCTTGCACTTACCTTTGTGTATATTGTTATTATATTGGTTGTTTTTGCCCTTGGTGCTTACAGTTATATGTACAATTATTAATATAGAATTTTTATTTCATTGTCATGAAGATGTCTCCACTTTCCCTCGGGAAGGTTATCCAGAGCTATAGGCCCTATCTGAATTCTTTTTAATGTCAGTACTTTATGGCCTATGGCTTCGCACATCTTTCTCACCTGTCTGTTTTTCCCTTCATGGATGGTAATTCGGACAAGTGTATTAATTCCCTGCTTACCTAAAACCAGAAATTCTGCCGGAGAAGTTTGATAATCTTCTATTTTCAATCCGGATTCAAACCTTTTAATTTCATCCTTTTCAGGAAAACCCGAAATGACAGCTTCATAAACCTTATTTATCTCATGCTTTGGATGTGTTAGGCGGTAAGTAAAATCACCGTCATTTGTGAGAAGAATAAGCCCTGATGTATCATAGTCAAGTCTCCCGACCGGATACAACCTCTTTCCCGCATCCTTTACCAGGTCAATAACCGTGGGTCTTCCGA
This region of Clostridium sp. BNL1100 genomic DNA includes:
- a CDS encoding anti-sigma factor domain-containing protein; this encodes MGNNTGMILEFKGNKAIVMTSTCDFITITRMPEMFVGQQLDLSNSVLPRKINPMKYFAIAGMFVLIFCSLLIYQLVKPSSVFAYVDVDINPSLELSIDKKANVIEVKALNSDAAALIKNIRLVNKSLTSAVRIIIEESQSKGFIHPGTKNAVLISASIKSGSEKVLDGIVSELQKTDFRVGSESIKPEVIKVNPTERSKAVRNNISMGRYKLFEEISDSDGDIDIQKAKTEGISKIIEAYEAKKQNKISSDKNKDNNYKPVQENEKALDMPEKSTDKDTPTVPNSKKPENNDSKNYSNEKTNNSISSAEKPDKADKRVKVIPSGSEDKSSNNSDSSGNTVKESPDKKETFNQGSKPIPSENGKKAPNDNTNGKPNNNSSSEKKEENGANQQNEKGQGKK
- the sigI gene encoding RNA polymerase sigma-I factor, yielding MTILNLFSKSRKKAQSIEETVAKIKNGETHLKEGLINDYKPFILKVISTVTGKFVDTKNSDELSIGLMAFNEAIESYNPEKNVGFLSFAETVIKRRIVDYIRKDYKHSNVYPFTYFQTNDIDDKDIIENKYMVVEASTFFDNVELKEEIDLFRTRLKDFGISLSDLVGNVPKHTDSKKLAISIARVLSENKSLSDMLITKKTIPMSQLMKIVQVNRKTVERNRKFIIAVYLILNSRLEVLQEYVSNIEKGGNNHGK
- a CDS encoding pseudouridine synthase, with product MLEIRLQKFLAHAGVASRRKAEEMIKQGRVAINNIIVENMGVTVSSTDVVTVDGKPVITEEKKVYIMLNKPVGYVSTSKDQFGRPTVIDLVKDAGKRLYPVGRLDYDTSGLILLTNDGDFTYRLTHPKHEINKVYEAVISGFPEKDEIKRFESGLKIEDYQTSPAEFLVLGKQGINTLVRITIHEGKNRQVRKMCEAIGHKVLTLKRIQIGPIALDNLPEGKWRHLHDNEIKILY
- a CDS encoding class I SAM-dependent methyltransferase; translation: MCILKNSLYQSHEIVSRVVCNGDTVIDGTAGNGHDTAFLARLVGAGGQVYSFDIQESALDTTKNRLESENLLSRVNLIHDGHQNMMKYVNKPIKAAMFNLGYLPGGDHNIGTRGGTTIEAIKSAMELVVPHGIISIVVYYGGDSGFDEKNEVINYIKTIDCKKFSVMQTEFVNQINCPPIFVCLEKIG
- a CDS encoding DUF5362 domain-containing protein produces the protein MDQYNESDIALQDDPQSTATNNAVLNNNTYQQPQADYRYQQQHIPQPGIYNSIINSLSGWMKFLGIYTIVIGAITCIGIISAAIGVPLIFAGISLTNASKAIKEYADFNNPNVLYNLFTYLKKYFKIQGIMVIVSLALTFVYIVIILVVFALGAYSYMYNY